CTTTGAGACCAGCTCCGATTGCGAAGCCCTTAGCGGAAGCAATGAAAATTCTCCGTAGCTTCTCCGAGTCCGTCAACAGAATCGAATCCAATGCGGGCGAAGAATATGAAAATGAAGACGACCTATCAGATTTTCCGCAATGCTGGCAGTTCGGATCACTGGATCGGTCTTGATCGCCATGAAAACAACAATTCTCTCCGTCGAAGCACGCGCAGCAGCGGGAGGTTTCTTCACCGGGTGGCTGCATGCTGGCGGATCAGTGAAAATCGAGGGGTCTGGATTCTTATCCGATAAAACTTGGGGGGAACTTTTAAAAGCGGAAGGGAAAAAACGGAAAGTGAGAAGAAGGGGGGCGTTTGCGTTTGCGTTTGCGTTTGCGTTTGTCGAAAGGGAGTGAATGACGTACGGATCGTGTGAAAGGCTCGGCTATTTGTGGGGGGTTTCAAGGAAGGCATCTTTCGAGTCTTTTCCATTTAGCTAAGAACAGTGTGTGGTTTATATTAATACGAGTCATATGACATAATAATCAAGCCCGTGAAATAATTAATTtgcttaattttgttttgaagataGTTTTTTAAGCTCATATATtaaatgtattaatttatatatttagatgagatcatttattttttggatcttcaaaatattataatcgaaagaattaaaattaaggGGAGGTTTGTTACATTGAATGATTAATCCATTGGAAAAATTAATAATGGTTCTTGAAAACCAAATATACCGAtcatattatttgattttattatagAATAGGCACACGTAGCTATAACATTTGAGTTTCACTGTGTTTAATATCAGTTCACGAACAACACTTTAATGTTGTGAAATTTACGTATTatgtctttttttattcaaattgtaGAAAGTTTTAggtcaaaaaattgtaaaggTATTACAAGAATAGGAGCGATTTATGTATTAAAAACTCATGTTTCTTGAACTAGGACTATGATATTTACAAAATGCCTGCTGTGAAAAGGATTATATCTTCCACATTACTACGATATATTTTTAGGGTACTCAGAATACCAAGACTTAGGAGGGGGAGCTTGGTTGGTGGTGGTTGGAAGATACGCtgtcaaagaaaaattctacttttcATCCTATACCTCGCTGCCTGTCTAATCAATTTCGGCCGACCAGGCAAATCTACAATCGATCAAACACATGCACTGAGTTAAGGCGATTTATTATTTCTATCTTAAAAAGGTCAGACTACAAGCGATAAAAACAAAGAGGAAGTAGTTGCAGAGTGGGTGAGCGTCACACTCAGAGAAATAATAACGAGTTTCACCAAACAGTGGATGCTACGAGCAATCAGGAAATGGGATGGTTTTCTGTTTATGGTGGATCCAAAATGGCTGTTTTCACTCCTCAATATAAAACAGTAAGTTCCGAATACAGAGTCtgaatcacttttttttttttttataagtctgAATCACTTAATGGATGCATTAGGTCTAGATCATAATCGTGGAGTAAAACCAACTAAACCAATTAAGAGCAACATCAGGTTTAAATCAAAATCGTACCAACTCCAACAAAATGCCAAGTTAACTAACAGACTGCAGTGGCAGAGTCAAGAAGAACGAGAGTTCAGAGGGTTTAGTGTTTCCTCTGGTCTCTTCTGCTGCACCTAATTCTCAAATGAAGGTTACTGGTAATAGAGGATAAGGATGTCACCAGGTCTAATCTTGTGCAAGTTAGCCAGATCAAGTTACATGTACCTAACTACTAAACCGGCGTTTGACGGAATTCCATTTAATTGCATTTATTAACAGAATCCTAGTTGCATAACGGTAGTACAATACAATTTCTGCCAAGTGCATGGTGTACATTTTCTGATTTGGTTGCTCTTGCTTAtctcgaaatatatatatatatatatatattaagcaaATGAGAAAATATGCTAAAAGCCTAAAACATGCCCAATCTAATAAGAACATTACTGATCAAATTACGTTTCTTACTGTATGAAAGTCACAATTGGGCAGTGACCTAGGcattagattatatgaaagaCTGACTTGTTGAAAAAGAAAGACGGAAAGAATAGTAAGTTGTAGGGCTTAGAACAGGAGAACATCGAGGCATCTTGGAAGTTATTTTATTTCCATCTTGCAATTCAATAGGAACACAGAATATATAGATGTAGCCGTGTGGGGAGGACAGAGTAAAGTAGCTTCTGCCTTGAAGAAGTGAACATCAATGGGAAAAGTATGGCATACCAATTTAAATTATATCCGTCGGAGTTGCTGTACAATCTCCATCAAATTCTCCAAGAGGATCTATCATTTCTTGTTCATTCCACTTTGAGAACAATCTTCATGAATTCATAGACGAAGTAACTTATTGAAGCTGAAGGAAGTACCTGAATACGCACaacatcaaatattaataaaaaaaatttcaagaaaccttgttagcaagaaaattaaaagaaaaggtgATCCTGAAAAGGAACATGAAGAAATAAACTTTGATAAAtcattattaaaatatcaaaattaaaataagcaCACCATGCAAACTGAGTACATAAATTGAAGCCAAATAAGCACATAAAACTCTTAGAGATGGTTGACTCAGTAATAAATGATAAGCCAGTTGCTTTATAGGCAGCCAGGTTTGACGACAAAGCCAATTGACCACTGTAAGGCAGGGCCACACATCTTCACAGAGGAAATAACTGAATATGATATAGCACAGCAGGGAGGGAAAAGATACAAGGACATGGAAGAGAGACCAGCTGAAGGAGCAAAGCCACCTTACGATCCCTTTGTTCGTATTTATGTAATATGAAATGGTGTAATGTAGTTTTCTGACCTGAGATCTAAAGAAATAACTTCAGAGCCAATATCCCCAGAAGATTCCAGAAGGTCTATAATGATCagagttttttaaatttcataaaaatagccAAAGAACACCTATGACAATAAAAGCATTGCACAGATAAACAGCCAGAGTCTTTAGAGTAGATCAAGATTTTTGCATTACATGCCTGTAGCAAACTAGGAATAAGTCCTGCATACAGAGCAGGGATTCCTCCTTGCTCAACTATCTTGACACAAGTTGCCAAAGCACCCAATTTAGTTGCCCGGACTTGCAATTGAAGCCGTCTCCTCACAACTTCAAATGGATAAGTAGCCGCTTCTGCACAAGCACCAGCAATAGCCCCATATAATAATGTCCTCATCGGTCCCAATTCAAGCTGGTCTAAAGCACTCAGTTCCTGCCCCTGCTGGCTCATATTCTGAATTCTCTTCCCCCCTTCTGGTGAATGCAGATATGCTGATTTCAGTATATCATACACACCATAGAAAACGGCACCTGAAGGTGCCATACTTATAATGGAGGGTACTAAGCCCTTGTAAAGAGAGAAGAATCCTTCGGTTCGGATCATGTGATGGAAAGCACCAATAACACCACCCAACGCTTCCCCACCAGGTGCCACCATCTTGGTCCTGATCTAAACGACAGTTTATATATTATTGTTTAGATTTTAGATATAAATGCAGGCTTATATCAAGCAGAAGAGTAAATTCCAAGTTGTCACATACAGTATCAAGTGGTAAACAGAGGATAGTAGCAGTAATTCCAGCAGCAGCACCAGCAAAAAACCTCTCAAAATTTGTAGTTTCTTTGTTTGCAGACAGTTTCAGCAATTGTTTTCTATATGTATCATTAGCATAAAAATTAACTGCCTTAAATGGAGCTGTACGAAGAATGTTGACAAGGTTTCCCTTCCAAAATCCTCTCAAGCCCTGAGAAGCTGCAATAGTCTTAATGAGCTCAAAAAGATCCTTTTGTTCGCCGCGAACCATATATTCCAGCTTCAGTCTCTCGAGTGGTGCAACGAAGGTCCTGAAATCGACAACATTCATTTGTTTACAGATAAATTTTGAATGATACCAAAACAACTATGTATGATTTGATCTAATTATATGTTCCTTGGTAGAAGATATTCATTAGTCTAATTCACAATGTCTCTGAATGCAAAGTAGAAACGATCATCCATTTTTATGAGTTATCACAAAGGTACTCCCGACAACAAAAGTGGAAGAAGCACAAACCTCCTATAGGAAACCCTCACTAAGTGCCATGAACCATGCAGAATGGACATGACATGTACCATGTCACGAGTCAAGGCTATTGCATTTTTGAAATATGAGTTATCAGTGGCGCCCAGTACCAAACATTATCAGCATATTACACCATTTACACTAGTATATATACAATGTGCAACAAAATGATCTATGTTCTAAATTTTCCCCTGCCTACATCAAGACAGTTGACTGGGTTTTTCTAGCACATGGATAACTTGTTCACATGCCTAACACGATGCTTTGCTTTCATATTTGAGTAAATAGCACGTAAAAGGTTAAAAACCAGACAAAATTGTATGTATAACTTGCTAAGCAATATAGCTTCCATCCAGAGGTGCTTGAATATAGTTCATAAGAATGCACAATTGCAGAATAATTGATCGAATGCAGGCCCTAGGTTCTTCGAATATAGATTCACTTTAGACTGGTGTATTTGCCACCTAAGAATTTATTGAATTTACTAATGTGGAGAGTACCACTACACCGGGTGTAAAAACACCTCCAATTGCCATCTCCTACCTTGTTTTACGTGGCTTAAAAAATCGACTTATAACAGAATTACAGTTTCCTTTTGCAACACCAGAGTTACACGTATCTTGTCGGAGTAAGAATTGTGGATGTAAACAGAGATAGCAAAGTGAGATGAAGTATAATCAACCCCAACACACACCTGGAGACCATGGCAGCTACAGCACCAGCCCATAGATGCTTGGTGGTGTTCATGGCATAGCCTCCCCGTAACTTGAGCTTcggtttctttcctttctcaacAACCGCATCGGCTCCCTCGAGTGTCGACGACTTCTCGGACCCCTCATGTCCGTTTTGCACCATATACACCTTCGATTCCCGAACAAACCCATCACTCTTCAGGCTCACCGTCAAAAACCCTACGTTATTCTCTGGCCTAAAAGCCCCAAAAACCACGGGCTTTCGACCACGGATGCAAGAAGAAACCGAACCCGGCAAACCAACTAAAGAACTTCTGGACGAAATTGAGTTAATGAATGACGAAGGAATCGTGTGTTCGAGAAACAACCCAAATAAACTCAAATTGGAATTTATCTCACAAATCAGATTTGTATCATTAGAATTAGATTGTTCTTGTGAGTAAGAGTTGCTAAAGCGGAGGTCCAGTCCTAGCAGCATTTTGCGAGTGAAGCAGAGTAGGGTGAGATGCTTGGGAAATCTAGGGTTTTGGATGTAGAAGACGTGAGCTTCCTAGGCTTTCTTGAGAGAGTAGCGATATGGTTGGAGGACACGAGGGAATGGGATAACAGAACTGAGAGTTGGAGcattggagaaagaaaatggcgTATACGGCAGCTTTGCTTCCATCGCCGCGCATAGGCGCAAAGCAGAATACCCACCTGGACTGACTCTAAAGtcgtttagtttattttatggAAAATTCTTATCGTCgtccacacattttatatactatatttattttaattttttttatttttctataataaatatatagtgtataaatgaaaaatagtataattcaattagtttaataaaaataaaataaaataaaaaataatattttaatatataaaatatgtaatgtaAGATGATTTGTAGtctttcttaatattttatctccattttctttcatttgttcaGAAATTTTGCGCCACAGACAAACAACTCCCACGAGCCTTCCAAGAGGAAACAAAAGTGATCCTACGTATGCCCGTTGTTGTATTTGTCCCTTCCCCCTGGAATTTGAAATCGTCACACAATCCCATAAATAAACCGATCCAAAGGCTCAAAGAGGATTCTTGGAAGAGTTATTGCTTTGATTGATTGGGAATTGTTTCGTTACATTCCATCTGATTCTTATCCGACCTTAATCTCATTTTCCTAATAAATATCACTAGAACACAaccatttatttaattttaattttttcaaaaatttatcacaattttatcaaacttttaaataaaaattatatgttaataatattttaactttataatatttttattcaattttttttctttcatttctcaaaactcaataaaacctCTTGTTGGTGAAAttatacaataatataataaaaattacaataaaattaaaatagaaacgAAACTAATTTGGACTGAGGCACAGAAATCTCGTTttctttaaggagattcaagccTTCTGCGGTATATAAAGTCTCAAATTTACCGGTGCAGCAAAATTCTTCTTGACTTGACTCCTCAGGATACAACAGCCCAATTGATCGTCGTATAGCCGGAACCAACTCTGTACAAGTGGTTGAGCTCAAAGCTCCACTCAAAGAACACATCTCTTTTATCTGAAAAATACTCTAAAACAAAATATCTACGTACTTCCCCTACATGAAAGAAAGACACACCACACTAGGACGAACACATATCCCCGACGAACGCCCAcgttcatcaaaatttaaacaaaaacttaatttattgcatttggtAACGTGTAGTGTAGTAAAGAgccataaaagaaaatgttaacGAACGGTTGTTCATTTTAGAAAGGTTCAGCTAGGCTATtgaatgaaaagataaaaaacaataatatttttcaacggAAGGAcaattgaaagaaagaaataaaaaaccaacATTAAAACTCTAAACTGAAAGAATAAATCAGCCACCACCAAAggatattttaatgagctttcACACATCAACGGTTAAAGACTAAGAGATGGCAAACAGCTATAAAAACACCTTCTATATACGTACATGCAcccaaaagaagagaaataaagACTGAATTAAGGAAATTAAATAATGGTAATAACCTCTTAAACAAAAACGTTactcataaatattatttactaaaaaaaaactaacattcccccactatttttttaaaataatataaataagagaGATATTTCCATATAAAGAATGATTATTATGTATCATGAAGGTATGCTCTGCATTGAATATTCACTTAGTGAAATAACAACCTTTATTCCAGAGTCAGTAGTGGTCTCAGACTTGAACTATGACTGCTTAAGggaaataaagaattattactCACATataatgtaacagcccgctagaaattcaattgtgaaatttctattaactttaggaacctagtgaaaaccccataagttttcacgaatccattaatcgtataggtttttgtctaactacatagttagtgttattatttactatggtatcagaaatatatttttgattattggagatagttagaagtgtcaaaatgtattatagtttgtgccattaaactcggagggttatttaaggtcttatggcataataacattttttcatattttcggacaaaatgtctgttcaaaactgtagatattattggataaaaatatcttaagctaattttatggatattattagataaaaatattttaaactaattttgtggatattattgggtaaaaatatcttgaattgatttttgtagatattattaggtaagagagtcctacactccactctcactccgagtaagagagtcctacacttaactctcacttcaggtaagagagtcctacacttaactctcactccagcatcatctcttccatatctcatccataaatatctccagccacctctccccacgaaattattttcatttatactttccattaaaagaatatcaaacactctctctcggacagcttttaggagttcttttgcatgcccatttcgaagcttttgtaagtattttatcataaaatctctttcatataagttgttccttttttagtctagtttacatggatattttatttttccaatttgaagatcatttggtcagtcaaatattatataaactataaaaaggtcattctgagagataaactgaagaatatgttatagtttggagttttttaccaagctaatggatagatattggtccgaaatttttatggagtattgttaacatgtatatgtgactattggttgaggatttttgcatgattaaaggttttgatgaaatattttcttaaatttagaaacttagaaactggaagaggaaaaacaatttttgttttgagaaagtttaactctttggtggtctaaacctattccaacgactttgataattttattggaggatcctaagcatcttatatacatgttatattattattttgaagatatttgatgttagtttcaaagatataaaattttatgcaaagagatattcaaataagtcaaagcgtggatgttcttggctaaatttatgttttggttactttttaaccatgtgatcttgaattagaagcttatatatgttttaggacatctttttaaaccatgtgatggtttggtttgaagatcacatatttataagtcatagatcaaaaggttgatcaaaacaagttggaaacaaaaatcaatggaaatagcatatgggaatttcggccctatggagttttaatagttgtgattagttttaaatttttctaaattgatatttgagttgaggataaactttacatgaggtatgtaaattttggtgacttttggagttagtatgcaaaatccttaagttatgggtaaaacggttattttcctacatgtagagagtaaaatagaaattttactctttaagttagtattttatatatttcaatttattagtgatttaatgctaacttttagaatcactaattacagttcctcgtgatcgcgcttaaagttttataagaaacgcggaaatcgaggtaagttagcttttaacttactagcagtctactgtgtatgtgtgctaagtaaatgaactacagtgtatgtatgtatattatcatatatgtcatgccatgccaaattatcacgtaattgtctattatacagaatttattctgtcatgtattactgtaccttacaagtacgtcatgctaagtataccatctattacatgtatgtcaagtcatgtaatatttactgttgcaagtatgtcatgttaaatatgttgtctattatatgttatgacatgttacgaaatgtttctatctcaagttggtcatgtatttcaagttatgttcaagtcacgttatgttacgtcagggcttcagtcatttcgtattctagtcacgtttcatcttgattacttatgtatggggtcacaacaattgtgacgcatacactacgtgagacacagcaattgtgacatgtagaatacatggggccacaacaactgtagagtatgtatttaagcagttaaagaataagtttccgtagaatacatggggccacaacaactgtggagtatgtatttacacgtagaatacatggggccacaacaactgtggagtatgtatttttcatgttaagtcaagtttgtgtagaatacatggggctacaacaattgtggagtatgtatttacacgtagaatatatggggccacaacaactgtggagtatgtatttttcatgttaagtcaagtttcagaacaagttcatgataagtcaagtttcaaatcacgttcatgttaagtcaagtttcagaacaagttcatgataagttaagtttcatatcatgttcatgttaattcaagtttcagagcaaattcatgctaagtcaagtttcagatcaagttcatgtcaagtcaagttcagttcatgtttcaatttaagttatatcaattatgctatattgtatgctaagttatgctttaattacttatgaatttgattatacatttatgcttttactgtcatccatgcatcattagcttgtgtggaatgtttttttattaacttactgagatttgtaatcaaatctcactttggtagtcccaactatcattccccccgaatggtagatcttgttacaggacctgaagaagaatcaggagctgatcaactagacacagttgactaagcgactgtgcgacatcaatgttaatatagtaattaacgtaaattagtACTTGTAcaattgagttgcatctctagtactttttagatcataaccattttggactagtgttatgaacttacttgttcaatgggtttttatgtatgaagtatgttttaggtatttgggatattttcaatttggtgcataatattgctaaagaaaaaaatttatccactgcgaatattgcatattgttatatgcatgttaggaacattacatcttatatgtcatgaacgggggcaggtaaccttgtgttgtatgtctcgacgcttcaaatgtccgtccgatcccaaacggaatttgggggcgtcacatataatAACTCAGGTGTTGACATGAGCTTTATTAGCCAGCACATTGTGGCTTTGTGCTAATCCCGGTTTTATGAGTGTATTTGAGAATAAACTCGATTCTCATAGAGAGCAGCCCCACTCTCACACTCACAGAGGTGAAATCTGTCAAGAGTGCTCCTGTAATTCTTACACCTTACTCATAAGAGCTACAGAATTTCATTAAGAGTTTATTTAAAAACTCGTCCTCCACAACATTACAGGATAAATGCACTCACATCATAggaatgagaaataaaataaatagtgcaTTTTTTACGACCATCGTATGATTCGTTTTTCCCATTGAACCCATTTCTCAGGATCTCTGGTTCCTAGGTTGGGTATCCTCATACATGGTTCTTGAATTATGGGTTTTAATCTCATTCCCCTCAATGCATTCCAGATCAATTTTTCTTGTCAAAGCTTTCTATAGTGGATCCACTTTAATAACaccatcaataaaaaaatctcacaatACTGTGTTTTTCCCTCTAAAGATCTGGATTTACTGTTATAATAACGGTTTTTTACTCTACCAACTGTAGTAGTACTATTGCAACAAATTGATATGGTTGAATCTAATTTTTCCCATAAAAGAATAAATCTCTCAActaattttcttctttattgaAGCCAAAACAGTTCGATCATAAACACCATATACGTTTTAAACAAATCCAATCAAGATAATAGATGTACCTACACAAATATTAAACCGTTTGGATAAGATGAATCTaaatgcacaaaaacgtataacaccaaaaaaacaaacaaacaaacggctttattaaaaaaaaacttaaaataaattgaagaacGACGTATAAGccaaaatcctttaaaaaaaatgctaaaaactTGACAGGCCCCCActaatttttggatttaaaaacaaattttcttttcatataaaaaaataatacatataaagAGAAACATTCTAAACTTTATTCTCAATACTCAATTTAAACATTCCATCACAAGCATAGCATTTGCCtacaaaaattccattttttgtAATCACATATTGATCAGATTCCATAATTTGTTTGAAGCCCGCTTTGTTGAGTAAAAAACTCGATATCAAATTCTTCCTCATGGACAGTGTATAGAGTATATCTTTGAGCATCAATATACGTCCCGAGGTGAATTTCAGCTCAACTTTACCACTCTCAATGACCTTGGTTTTACTTGAATCACCAAGCATGATAGTCTTCTCTTCTTCAAAGGGAGTAAAATTTTTGAACCAATCTTTGTCATAGCAGACATGCCTATTGGTACCAAAATCTGCCCACCACCCTTCAACAGATTCAACCACGTTAATGTCTGTAATCATTACTACAAACGGCTCCTCAATTACATTAACTTGAGGATTATTTTCTCGCTTCCAAAACTTGCAAATTCGAGCAAAATGCACTTTTGCCACAGACAAAACAAGCTTGATTTTGTGAAGGGGGTCCTTGGTTCTTATCATATTGGCTTTGAAAGCCCTTTTGTGAGGTCTAccaaattttttgaaatcttttcTTTGTGGCTTCAAATAACTATTTCTCATATTTTGACTCTTGGGCAAGCTATCATTTtcagaaattaaatttaccttTGTCATGAAATCCTCATTACCATTTTGAAACACCAATGCATCTTGGcttctagcttcctcttctacACGAATACGCGTGATTAATGTCTCTAAGGAAGTCTCCTTTTGTTTATGGCGCATCGGCTTTTGAAACTCTCTCCACGAAGGTGGTAGCTTGttgatgatgccacaaacaatTAGATTGTCTCCAATCTCGATGCCTTCAGATCTAACTTCTACTACAACCATTT
This genomic window from Carya illinoinensis cultivar Pawnee chromosome 7, C.illinoinensisPawnee_v1, whole genome shotgun sequence contains:
- the LOC122315776 gene encoding probable mitochondrial adenine nucleotide transporter BTL3 isoform X1 produces the protein MLLGLDLRFSNSYSQEQSNSNDTNLICEINSNLSLFGLFLEHTIPSSFINSISSRSSLVGLPGSVSSCIRGRKPVVFGAFRPENNVGFLTVSLKSDGFVRESKVYMVQNGHEGSEKSSTLEGADAVVEKGKKPKLKLRGGYAMNTTKHLWAGAVAAMVSRTFVAPLERLKLEYMVRGEQKDLFELIKTIAASQGLRGFWKGNLVNILRTAPFKAVNFYANDTYRKQLLKLSANKETTNFERFFAGAAAGITATILCLPLDTIRTKMVAPGGEALGGVIGAFHHMIRTEGFFSLYKGLVPSIISMAPSGAVFYGVYDILKSAYLHSPEGGKRIQNMSQQGQELSALDQLELGPMRTLLYGAIAGACAEAATYPFEVVRRRLQLQVRATKLGALATCVKIVEQGGIPALYAGLIPSLLQVLPSASISYFVYEFMKIVLKVE
- the LOC122315776 gene encoding probable mitochondrial adenine nucleotide transporter BTL3 isoform X2 produces the protein MLLGLDLRFSNSYSQEQSNSNDTNLICEINSNLSLFGLFLEHTIPSSFINSISSRSSLVGLPGSVSSCIRGRKPVVFGAFRPENNVGFLTVSLKSDGFVRESKVYMVQNGHEGSEKSSTLEGADAVVEKGKKPKLKLRGGYAMNTTKHLWAGAVAAMVSRTFVAPLERLKLEYMVRGEQKDLFELIKTIAASQGLRGFWKGNLVNILRTAPFKAVNFYANDTYRKQLLKLSANKETTNFERFFAGAAAGITATILCLPLDTIRTKMVAPGGEALGGVIGAFHHMIRTEGFFSLYKGLVPSIISMAPSGAVFYGVYDILKSAYLHSPEGGKRIQNMSQQGQELSALDQLELGPMRTLLYGAIAGACAEAATYPFEVVRRRLQLQVRATKLGALATCVKIVEQGGIPALYAGLIPSLLQACTSFSFNKLLRL